In Arthrobacter sp. MN05-02, one genomic interval encodes:
- the ctaB gene encoding protoheme IX farnesyltransferase gives MKTQQAPAPARSPQARQGFGRKAKAYLALTKPRVIELLLVTTLPTMIFAQGGFPPLGLILATMVGGALAAGSAGAFNCYIDRDIDKLMHRTENRPLVTGEVTPREALVFSWVLGAVAIAVLWFGANPLAGLLGVAAIFLYVVVYTLVLKRRTSQNIVWGGAAGCMPVLIAWAAVTGSVEWPAVVLFLIIFLWTPPHYWPLSMKYSDDYNAASVPMLGAIAGARVVSVQVVLYAWAMVACSLLLIPAGAGWVYSVAALVGGAWFIRESHTLYSLAQRGELNNKAAMKVFHGSISYLTVLFLALAIDPFVGSAILS, from the coding sequence GTGAAGACCCAGCAGGCTCCTGCTCCGGCACGTTCCCCGCAGGCCCGTCAGGGTTTCGGCCGCAAAGCGAAGGCCTACCTCGCCCTGACGAAGCCTCGTGTGATCGAACTCCTCCTGGTGACCACGCTTCCCACCATGATCTTCGCGCAGGGCGGGTTCCCGCCCCTCGGCCTGATCCTGGCCACCATGGTCGGCGGAGCCCTCGCAGCCGGTAGCGCGGGGGCGTTCAACTGCTATATCGACCGTGACATCGACAAGCTCATGCACCGCACGGAGAACCGCCCGCTCGTGACCGGGGAGGTCACCCCCCGCGAGGCGCTCGTCTTCTCCTGGGTCCTGGGTGCCGTGGCGATCGCCGTCCTGTGGTTCGGCGCCAACCCGCTCGCGGGGCTACTCGGCGTCGCGGCCATCTTCCTCTACGTCGTCGTCTACACGCTCGTGCTCAAGCGCCGCACGTCGCAGAACATCGTCTGGGGCGGCGCCGCGGGCTGCATGCCCGTCCTGATCGCGTGGGCCGCCGTCACCGGATCCGTCGAGTGGCCCGCCGTCGTCCTGTTCCTGATCATCTTCCTCTGGACGCCCCCGCACTACTGGCCGCTCTCCATGAAGTACAGCGACGACTACAACGCGGCGAGCGTCCCGATGCTCGGTGCGATCGCCGGCGCCCGCGTCGTCTCGGTGCAGGTCGTGCTCTACGCCTGGGCCATGGTGGCGTGCTCGCTCCTGCTAATCCCCGCCGGCGCCGGCTGGGTCTACTCCGTGGCCGCCCTCGTCGGCGGCGCCTGGTTCATCCGGGAGTCCCACACGCTGTACTCCCTCGCCCAGCGGGGCGAGTTGAACAACAAGGCCGCGATGAAGGTCTTCCACGGCTCCATCAGCTATCTCACAGTGCTCTTCCT